One part of the Candidatus Limnocylindrales bacterium genome encodes these proteins:
- the kbl gene encoding glycine C-acetyltransferase, whose protein sequence is MFETMKPYLRQQLQQIEESGLYKVERILISPQQANIRVKTGQSVLNMCANNYLGLADHPEIIEAAKAGLDKWGYGLSSVRFICGTQEIHKILEQKISEFLGTEDTILYTSCFDANGGLFETLLSEEDAVISDELNHASIIDGIRLCKARRFRFRNCDMEDLEAKLKEAADCRFRLIATDGVFSMDGTIARLPEICDLADKYKALVMIDDSHAVGVLGKGGRGTHEYWGVMDRVDIITGTLGKALGGASGGYTSGRKEIVELLRQRSRPYLFSNTLAPAIVCASLKALEMISTSTTLRDQLEENTRYFREKISKIGLNIKPGIHPIVPIMLGDAVLAQNMAARLLEKGIYVIGFFYPVVPKGMARIRVQISAAHSRKDLDFAVEMFAEVKKEFGI, encoded by the coding sequence ATGTTTGAGACCATGAAACCTTACCTGAGGCAACAACTCCAGCAAATTGAGGAAAGTGGACTCTATAAAGTCGAACGGATCCTCATCAGCCCCCAACAGGCCAACATCCGTGTGAAGACAGGCCAGAGTGTTCTAAATATGTGTGCCAATAACTATTTGGGCCTGGCCGATCATCCTGAGATTATCGAAGCGGCTAAAGCAGGACTGGACAAATGGGGTTACGGACTCTCATCGGTCCGTTTCATCTGTGGAACTCAAGAGATTCACAAAATTTTAGAGCAAAAAATCTCCGAATTTTTAGGTACAGAAGATACCATCCTCTATACTTCCTGTTTTGATGCCAATGGAGGACTTTTTGAAACTCTGCTCTCCGAAGAAGATGCAGTCATCAGCGATGAACTTAACCATGCCAGCATTATCGATGGTATAAGGCTCTGTAAAGCCAGAAGATTTCGTTTCAGGAACTGCGATATGGAGGACCTCGAGGCTAAACTCAAGGAAGCCGCCGACTGCCGTTTCCGCCTCATAGCCACCGATGGGGTATTTTCCATGGACGGAACCATCGCCAGATTACCGGAGATCTGCGATCTGGCAGATAAATACAAAGCATTGGTCATGATCGATGATTCCCATGCCGTAGGAGTCCTCGGCAAGGGAGGAAGGGGTACCCATGAATACTGGGGAGTCATGGATCGGGTAGATATCATTACAGGTACTCTCGGAAAGGCTCTGGGTGGAGCCAGTGGTGGTTATACCAGTGGAAGAAAGGAGATCGTGGAACTGTTGCGCCAGCGCTCACGACCCTACCTTTTCTCCAATACCCTTGCACCCGCCATCGTGTGCGCATCCCTCAAAGCCCTAGAGATGATCTCGACTTCAACCACTTTACGGGATCAGCTCGAGGAAAATACACGCTACTTTCGAGAAAAAATATCCAAAATTGGACTCAACATTAAGCCCGGTATCCACCCCATTGTACCGATCATGCTGGGTGATGCGGTGTTGGCCCAAAATATGGCCGCCAGATTACTAGAAAAAGGAATCTATGTTATCGGCTTCTTTTATCCCGTGGTGCCTAAAGGAATGGCCAGAATTCGGGTTCAGATCTCGGCAGCCCACTCCCGGAAAGATTTGGATTTTGCCGTAGAAATGTTTGCCGAAGTCAAAAAAGAATTTGGAATATAA
- a CDS encoding extracellular solute-binding protein has translation MKVLQNDHLNQEKVPPASEVSRRDFIKITGTAALSVTLAEILSSKKAPAALKGGKLYILKTPSFAVGTDEELKKQAEEWGKQNRYEITIEMINGNDLQAKTAASIQNNTGPDIIEVLHNWPHLYASGCVDVDDICEELGQKFGGFYDQIVGHCKVEGRWKAIPNVFINNAQTYRVDWFEEIGVKEFPDTWEEYHKVGKILKAKGRPFGQTFGHTYVDGYSIHYPYLWSFGAKEVEADGKTVALDSPETLQAVEMVIQLWKDCYDETGLSWDDTSNNRAFLAEQISCTLNAASIYVAAKKDNPELASKIRHAANPRGPAGRFHFHNTFEYAIMKYSKQVDAALDLIRWFMERENFYKWLSIGGGFYTAATRAYENDPMWERDPIVLPYRDLAQYGRSPGYAGPPSRKASEVLSKYIITDMFAFAIQGLKSPQDSIKWATEELRRIYET, from the coding sequence ATGAAGGTGTTACAGAATGATCATCTAAATCAGGAAAAAGTCCCTCCGGCCTCTGAGGTCAGCCGAAGAGACTTTATTAAAATAACCGGTACGGCAGCTCTCAGTGTGACGCTGGCCGAGATTCTTTCCTCTAAGAAAGCTCCGGCTGCCCTCAAGGGAGGGAAACTTTATATCTTAAAAACTCCTAGTTTTGCTGTGGGAACCGATGAAGAATTGAAAAAACAGGCTGAGGAATGGGGAAAGCAGAACAGATATGAGATTACCATTGAAATGATTAATGGAAATGATCTCCAGGCCAAAACGGCGGCTTCTATCCAGAATAATACAGGCCCGGATATAATTGAAGTACTCCATAACTGGCCTCATCTCTATGCCAGTGGTTGCGTGGATGTCGATGACATTTGTGAAGAGCTGGGTCAGAAATTTGGGGGATTTTACGATCAAATTGTAGGTCACTGTAAGGTAGAAGGGCGATGGAAAGCAATTCCCAACGTTTTTATTAACAATGCCCAAACTTATCGGGTGGATTGGTTTGAAGAAATAGGTGTTAAAGAATTTCCAGATACCTGGGAAGAATATCATAAAGTTGGAAAAATCTTAAAAGCAAAGGGTCGGCCCTTCGGACAAACCTTTGGTCATACTTATGTAGATGGCTACTCCATTCACTATCCCTATTTGTGGAGTTTTGGTGCTAAAGAGGTAGAAGCTGATGGGAAAACCGTAGCTCTGGATAGTCCTGAGACGCTTCAAGCCGTAGAAATGGTCATTCAATTATGGAAAGATTGTTATGATGAAACCGGCTTGTCTTGGGATGATACCAGTAACAATCGGGCTTTTCTGGCCGAGCAAATTTCCTGTACGCTCAATGCCGCCAGTATTTATGTAGCGGCTAAAAAAGATAATCCGGAATTAGCTTCCAAAATTCGCCATGCAGCAAATCCCCGGGGTCCTGCCGGCAGGTTCCACTTCCACAATACCTTTGAATACGCCATCATGAAGTATTCCAAACAGGTCGATGCAGCTTTGGACTTGATTCGCTGGTTCATGGAACGAGAGAACTTTTATAAATGGTTATCCATCGGTGGGGGTTTCTATACCGCAGCAACCCGGGCGTATGAAAATGACCCCATGTGGGAACGGGATCCGATAGTCCTTCCTTATAGAGATTTAGCCCAGTATGGTCGATCTCCCGGGTATGCCGGTCCTCCCAGCCGGAAGGCTTCTGAAGTCCTCTCCAAATACATTATTACCGATATGTTTGCCTTTGCTATCCAGGGTTTAAAGTCTCCCCAGGATTCCATCAAGTGGGCCACGGAAGAATTACGGCGGATTTATGAAACTTAG
- a CDS encoding LLM class F420-dependent oxidoreductase, whose translation MKFGTSIVNRGPLATRDNMVRLAQKAEELNFDSVWISDHIVVPTEIYSKYPYSVGGEFPAKPTEPYVEPLTLMTYLAACTQRISLGSSVLIIPYRNPVFAAKIIATLDYLSNGRVIVGAGIGWMEEEFKALGLNTYQERGAVTDEYIQLFRELWTKENPSFKGKYYQVSNIGFSPKPVQKPCPPIWIGGHTKPAIRRAATLGDGWHPIGLRPPADLSPDDFANRVKYLRDCALEAGRNPDMITISFRVPLQFTDNPGSPRKPFTGKPEDIVADIVHYRNLGVRHLIVDFMLGSMEAILEGVERFAREVMPLVPKG comes from the coding sequence ATGAAATTCGGTACTTCTATTGTAAATCGAGGTCCTTTAGCGACACGAGACAACATGGTTCGATTGGCCCAAAAAGCAGAGGAGTTGAATTTTGATTCTGTCTGGATTTCAGACCATATTGTGGTCCCTACGGAGATTTACTCCAAATATCCTTACAGTGTTGGGGGAGAATTTCCTGCCAAACCTACAGAGCCTTATGTGGAACCCCTGACTTTGATGACTTATCTGGCAGCCTGTACCCAACGGATAAGTTTGGGAAGTTCGGTACTTATCATTCCTTATCGAAATCCGGTTTTTGCGGCCAAGATTATTGCTACCCTGGATTACCTTTCCAATGGAAGGGTTATTGTTGGAGCGGGAATAGGTTGGATGGAGGAAGAGTTCAAGGCCTTAGGGCTTAATACCTATCAGGAAAGGGGCGCGGTAACCGATGAGTACATTCAACTCTTTCGAGAGCTTTGGACTAAAGAGAATCCCAGTTTTAAGGGTAAATACTATCAGGTCTCCAATATTGGATTCTCTCCTAAACCCGTTCAAAAACCCTGTCCTCCTATCTGGATCGGTGGTCATACCAAACCGGCCATCCGTCGGGCGGCTACTTTGGGCGACGGCTGGCATCCCATCGGATTAAGACCACCGGCCGATTTATCCCCCGATGATTTCGCGAACCGTGTCAAATACCTTCGGGATTGTGCCCTTGAAGCCGGTCGTAATCCGGATATGATCACCATCTCTTTCCGGGTGCCTCTCCAATTTACCGATAATCCAGGTTCTCCCAGGAAACCTTTCACGGGTAAGCCTGAAGATATTGTTGCGGACATTGTACACTATCGAAACTTAGGAGTTCGTCACCTGATTGTGGACTTTATGCTGGGGAGTATGGAAGCCATCCTGGAAGGGGTAGAGCGGTTTGCCAGGGAAGTTATGCCCCTGGTTCCCAAAGGATAA
- a CDS encoding DUF983 domain-containing protein: MNKTQFIKTVLWRGLRKYCPRCGQGQIFHSLFKMNIVCPICKQEFSREGGAMIGGMYVSAAITQAFAILLIVSVWVFTDWSPTFSIAICAPLAALFSFWFLPYSKAIWVSVDYLIDVFSGESTLPPSTNSGDRWNL; encoded by the coding sequence ATGAATAAAACTCAATTTATAAAAACAGTTCTCTGGAGGGGGCTTCGCAAGTATTGTCCTCGTTGTGGGCAGGGACAGATATTTCACTCTCTATTTAAAATGAATATCGTCTGCCCCATCTGCAAGCAGGAATTTTCCCGCGAAGGGGGAGCTATGATAGGCGGTATGTATGTCAGTGCAGCCATTACCCAGGCCTTTGCCATTCTGCTTATTGTTTCGGTCTGGGTGTTTACCGATTGGTCGCCGACTTTTTCCATCGCTATCTGTGCTCCCCTGGCCGCACTTTTTAGTTTCTGGTTTCTTCCTTATTCAAAAGCCATCTGGGTATCTGTGGATTATTTGATAGATGTCTTTTCCGGGGAGTCTACTTTACCCCCCTCTACGAATTCTGGAGATCGATGGAATCTCTAA
- a CDS encoding tripartite tricarboxylate transporter substrate binding protein, whose amino-acid sequence MTKIKQIWFFWIIFLISFILTVPFTFAAYPERPITLICPWAAGGGTDRVARMIAVLLEKELGQPVTVVNRTGGGGAVGHTAGATARPDGYTLTMVTSELTMMHWMGLAQVTYKDFKAVALLNIDPAAINVRADAPWKSVQELGEYIKNNPGKLKASGTGKGGIWDLARAGWQKAMGLPVDAVQWVPSTGAATGLQELVAGGVDVVPCSLPEAASLIDAGKVKALAVMAETRNPTFPDVPTLKEQGIDWSIGAWRGIMVPKDTPDEIVAVLEKSLEKIVQDKEFIDFMNKNGFGILFKPAREFGPFLVEQDKTMGQLMKDVGIIK is encoded by the coding sequence ATGACAAAAATCAAACAAATTTGGTTTTTCTGGATTATTTTTCTCATAAGTTTTATACTTACTGTTCCATTCACGTTTGCGGCATATCCCGAGAGACCTATCACGTTAATTTGCCCGTGGGCTGCCGGAGGAGGAACCGACCGAGTTGCCAGGATGATCGCCGTTCTTCTGGAAAAGGAATTAGGTCAGCCTGTCACGGTGGTCAATCGAACGGGAGGAGGAGGTGCCGTAGGGCACACAGCAGGGGCTACGGCTCGGCCTGATGGCTACACCCTCACCATGGTAACTTCAGAGCTTACCATGATGCATTGGATGGGCCTCGCCCAGGTTACCTATAAAGACTTTAAAGCCGTTGCCTTGCTGAATATCGATCCGGCGGCGATCAACGTACGGGCTGATGCTCCCTGGAAAAGTGTCCAGGAGTTGGGAGAATACATCAAAAATAATCCGGGCAAGTTGAAAGCTTCCGGGACCGGTAAAGGTGGGATATGGGATTTGGCCAGGGCCGGGTGGCAAAAAGCCATGGGGCTGCCAGTGGATGCTGTCCAGTGGGTTCCCAGTACCGGTGCTGCTACAGGTTTACAAGAGTTGGTCGCCGGAGGCGTGGATGTCGTTCCCTGTAGCCTCCCAGAGGCCGCCTCGTTGATTGATGCTGGAAAAGTTAAAGCCCTTGCGGTTATGGCTGAAACGCGTAATCCCACGTTTCCCGATGTGCCAACGTTGAAGGAACAAGGGATTGATTGGTCCATCGGTGCCTGGAGAGGAATTATGGTCCCAAAGGATACTCCCGATGAGATCGTGGCTGTACTGGAAAAGTCCCTGGAGAAAATTGTACAGGATAAAGAATTTATCGATTTCATGAACAAGAACGGTTTTGGTATTCTCTTTAAACCTGCCCGTGAGTTTGGTCCTTTCCTTGTCGAACAGGACAAAACTATGGGCCAGCTTATGAAAGACGTAGGGATTATAAAGTAA
- a CDS encoding methyltransferase domain-containing protein, translating into MLTTVLRLEPENEVWTKMFGKDMLPRVTISITSYAQQQGRIHSHKPSPTLIGLILEENIQNKWLLDIGCGSGGLTFELAPYAQYIVGVDISQEEIHRARGLADQKALAHVKFVQGDAEKTPYQEFLQGRRPDLVVANLCLSNEIIHKSFEALEEGSCLIFACFHHDQWLELGIPSRFAYTEERLKEVLEKTGFTLEFFQIEKEVIKFESPEEMIDLYFKNSPLKVKWMKDGRWDRWVQYVQQGGRFLTVKSHHIVKARKKGKNP; encoded by the coding sequence GTGCTTACAACGGTGTTGAGGCTGGAACCTGAAAACGAGGTATGGACGAAAATGTTCGGCAAGGATATGTTACCCCGGGTTACTATTTCAATTACCTCATACGCCCAACAACAGGGGCGTATACATTCTCACAAGCCGAGCCCGACTTTGATTGGCTTAATCCTGGAGGAAAATATTCAAAATAAATGGCTTTTAGATATAGGCTGCGGAAGTGGTGGTTTAACCTTTGAGCTGGCTCCCTATGCCCAATATATTGTAGGCGTGGATATTTCCCAGGAGGAAATCCATCGAGCAAGGGGACTGGCAGATCAGAAGGCCTTGGCCCATGTAAAGTTTGTCCAGGGAGATGCCGAGAAAACTCCTTATCAGGAATTTCTCCAGGGAAGAAGACCGGATCTGGTCGTGGCTAACCTCTGTCTGTCAAATGAAATTATTCACAAGTCCTTTGAAGCTTTGGAAGAGGGATCTTGCCTGATTTTTGCATGCTTTCATCATGATCAGTGGCTTGAATTAGGTATTCCTTCTCGATTTGCCTATACAGAGGAGCGTTTAAAAGAGGTTTTGGAAAAGACCGGCTTTACCCTAGAATTCTTCCAAATTGAAAAGGAAGTTATAAAATTTGAAAGCCCGGAGGAAATGATCGACTTATATTTTAAGAATAGTCCCTTAAAAGTAAAGTGGATGAAAGACGGACGGTGGGATCGGTGGGTCCAGTATGTTCAACAAGGAGGGCGCTTTTTGACGGTAAAAAGTCATCATATTGTTAAGGCGAGGAAAAAGGGGAAAAATCCATGA
- a CDS encoding TIGR03668 family PPOX class F420-dependent oxidoreductase codes for MLTEREENFIRSHRIAHMATADQTGKPHVVPICYAYEGGFLYSVIDEKPKKVAPYKLRRVRNIEINPQVALVIDDYNEDWSRLGFVLIQGNAQILSMGTEQQRAIKLLREKYPQYQTMALEDKPVIKITPISVKSWGAV; via the coding sequence ATGCTAACGGAAAGGGAAGAAAATTTTATTCGTTCCCATCGGATTGCCCACATGGCAACGGCAGACCAAACCGGCAAACCCCATGTGGTTCCCATCTGTTATGCTTACGAAGGGGGATTTTTATATTCGGTTATTGATGAAAAACCCAAAAAAGTAGCTCCCTATAAGCTCAGACGGGTCCGTAACATTGAAATTAATCCTCAAGTAGCTCTGGTTATCGATGACTATAATGAGGATTGGAGTCGGTTAGGATTTGTATTGATTCAGGGAAATGCGCAGATTTTATCCATGGGAACCGAACAACAAAGGGCCATTAAACTTTTGCGGGAAAAATACCCGCAATACCAAACTATGGCCCTGGAAGATAAGCCTGTCATCAAGATTACGCCGATCAGTGTAAAAAGTTGGGGAGCCGTATAA
- a CDS encoding DoxX family membrane protein: MNLLFLLGRIIFGGYFILSGLNHFKNLPMLSGYAQSKGTPAPSAAVIVSGIMILLGGLSILLGTYPVVGIILIIAFLVPVSFIMHNFWAVEDQQMKMADMINFTKNMALVGAALMFLAIPRPWPLSIALGE; this comes from the coding sequence ATGAACCTTTTGTTTCTCCTAGGAAGAATTATTTTCGGGGGATATTTCATTTTAAGTGGTTTAAACCATTTTAAAAATCTTCCCATGTTATCGGGCTATGCTCAATCGAAGGGCACTCCAGCTCCCTCAGCAGCAGTGATAGTTTCAGGTATTATGATCCTGCTGGGCGGGTTGAGCATACTTCTTGGGACATATCCTGTTGTGGGTATTATCTTGATCATAGCTTTTTTGGTTCCTGTCTCCTTCATAATGCATAATTTTTGGGCAGTTGAAGATCAACAAATGAAGATGGCAGACATGATTAATTTCACAAAGAACATGGCCCTGGTGGGAGCCGCCTTGATGTTTCTGGCCATTCCAAGGCCTTGGCCGCTGAGTATTGCGCTGGGAGAATAG
- a CDS encoding TaqI-like C-terminal specificity domain-containing protein yields the protein MNLKSLRSLVQTCKGYLEEDLSRQLVGTWKDRDQQMQRRRDPETWNHAKGLILPLAPEDSCRAVDPAVKTYVKELALSFFLQQVISHVWEQISLSPGSCISTVLPSSITPSESTLKKVQTCLREGISSADWHLPDILGWIYQFFMEETEEQIQKGQFYTYPWIGSYLVEKTLKTFWEEIKAGQRDLKRVKEIKLLDPACGCGSLLIQAFEVFYQMYQEEGEISEGEIPRYILKYNLYGIDIDPLACQLATLNLYLKAKEKDPGFSMETLPILCADTLLGEESRRGRIPEIAYQIGSYIHQLCQDFSFSTLCFSPPPLLAGEPSRGRGEGGLLPQIRGNGLQTTDSDPHAFFRQRYECIVGNPPYVVINQLKTPPEVVARYKRYRSATFKINTFALFLERGIELLAPKGLLSYVVPNTLFTQVYFEALRKYLLEKTRILEIMDTKGLFQNAFVENCIISLERESQEEQRKNQEVQIKVPPAENLRILQGPGNPVFSCYQTHTIRQSQFYRTPGALFNIYLKGAEIQLMDKIEAGCWALGEICESHDGINPGNVKRKLISTRKLTEHHKKVLNGKDIWRYGLRWSGLYIWYDRRILEPGDNMRWGSERALKSAKILTRQTADRIIGTFDEGIYYVTNTIHTTILREGVQGVDLKYILALLNSKLLSFYYRKLIPETGQLFSQVKLVHLRKLPIKKVELQVQKEFVTLVDALMSAHQVPINQRSREEIHQIDLLLDRKVYELYELEESEIQRIEAAGKISHSEGQ from the coding sequence ATGAATCTTAAATCCCTGCGATCCCTGGTTCAGACTTGTAAAGGGTACCTGGAAGAAGATTTGAGCCGTCAGTTGGTAGGAACATGGAAAGATAGAGACCAGCAGATGCAGAGACGCAGGGACCCGGAGACATGGAACCATGCAAAGGGACTAATTCTTCCTTTGGCTCCGGAAGATTCCTGCCGGGCGGTCGACCCGGCTGTTAAGACCTATGTGAAGGAACTTGCCCTGAGTTTTTTCCTTCAGCAGGTTATCTCCCATGTTTGGGAACAGATTTCTCTATCTCCGGGTTCCTGTATTTCTACCGTTTTGCCTTCTTCAATTACTCCTTCTGAGTCTACCTTAAAAAAGGTTCAGACCTGTCTGAGAGAAGGAATCTCATCTGCCGATTGGCATCTTCCGGATATATTGGGCTGGATTTATCAATTCTTCATGGAGGAGACTGAGGAACAGATCCAAAAAGGCCAGTTTTATACCTATCCCTGGATAGGGAGTTATCTGGTCGAAAAAACTTTGAAAACTTTTTGGGAAGAAATCAAAGCGGGGCAACGGGATTTGAAGCGGGTTAAGGAAATCAAACTTTTAGATCCTGCTTGTGGTTGTGGAAGTTTGTTAATTCAAGCTTTTGAGGTATTTTATCAAATGTATCAAGAGGAAGGGGAAATTTCTGAAGGGGAGATACCTCGATATATTTTAAAGTACAATCTCTATGGAATCGACATAGATCCACTGGCCTGTCAATTGGCAACCCTGAACCTTTACCTCAAAGCTAAAGAAAAAGATCCTGGGTTTTCCATGGAGACCCTCCCTATCCTTTGTGCGGATACTTTACTGGGAGAAGAGAGTCGGAGGGGAAGAATCCCTGAAATCGCCTATCAGATTGGAAGTTATATCCATCAACTTTGCCAGGACTTTTCCTTTTCTACCCTTTGTTTCTCCCCCCCTCCCCTGCTCGCGGGGGAGCCCTCCCGTGGACGGGGGGAAGGGGGGCTTCTACCGCAGATCCGGGGCAACGGACTACAGACCACGGATAGTGACCCACATGCTTTTTTCCGGCAGCGTTATGAGTGTATTGTTGGAAATCCTCCCTATGTGGTTATCAATCAGCTCAAAACTCCACCGGAGGTGGTTGCCAGATATAAACGGTATCGGTCTGCAACTTTCAAGATCAACACCTTTGCCCTCTTCCTCGAACGGGGAATCGAACTTTTAGCTCCCAAGGGGCTCCTCAGCTATGTGGTCCCAAATACCCTATTCACCCAGGTTTACTTTGAAGCGTTGAGAAAATATCTTCTGGAGAAGACCCGAATTCTAGAAATCATGGATACCAAAGGTCTTTTTCAAAATGCCTTTGTAGAGAATTGTATTATTTCCCTGGAGCGAGAATCTCAAGAAGAACAGAGGAAAAATCAGGAAGTCCAGATCAAAGTCCCTCCTGCTGAGAATTTACGAATCCTCCAAGGTCCTGGAAACCCTGTTTTTTCCTGTTACCAGACCCACACGATTCGGCAGAGTCAATTCTATAGGACTCCCGGTGCCCTGTTCAACATCTATCTTAAAGGTGCGGAGATTCAACTCATGGATAAAATCGAAGCCGGATGCTGGGCTCTGGGAGAAATCTGCGAAAGCCATGATGGGATCAATCCGGGAAATGTAAAACGAAAGTTGATTTCTACCCGGAAACTAACCGAACATCATAAAAAGGTTTTAAATGGAAAGGATATCTGGCGATATGGGCTTCGGTGGAGCGGCCTGTACATTTGGTATGATCGGCGTATTCTGGAACCTGGAGATAATATGCGATGGGGATCTGAGAGGGCTTTAAAGTCTGCAAAAATTCTTACCCGGCAAACAGCCGATCGAATCATCGGAACTTTCGATGAAGGGATCTATTATGTTACAAATACCATTCACACCACCATTCTTCGAGAAGGGGTTCAGGGAGTTGATCTGAAATACATCCTGGCCCTGTTGAACTCCAAACTTCTTTCTTTCTACTATCGAAAATTGATTCCAGAAACCGGCCAGCTTTTTTCCCAGGTTAAGCTGGTTCATCTCAGAAAGTTACCTATCAAAAAGGTAGAACTCCAGGTTCAGAAGGAATTCGTAACGCTGGTAGACGCCCTTATGTCTGCCCATCAGGTTCCGATTAATCAGAGGAGTAGAGAAGAAATCCACCAGATTGACCTGTTGTTGGATCGGAAAGTTTATGAACTTTATGAATTAGAAGAAAGTGAAATTCAGCGCATAGAAGCAGCAGGGAAGATATCCCATAGCGAAGGGCAATAA
- a CDS encoding metallophosphoesterase: protein MKIIALSDLHYPRHKDHLEKIVKRICDSEAEVLILGGDISEIQEERYHRCLGLFEKFRGLKIATVGNHDLWVLKGGDSYQRYKQWFPELFKDYGFHYLDQQITPFIYKNIAFVGNIGWYDYSFRQTKIPFSDEVFVGYLDKEKGKRIYKPWSQLNDEDYARKVLLYIRDKKLGVVTWNDVVGISWRYSDDTFCNLMLEHLKAQLNWCQQNPTVEKIICITHHVPFKEGIKERPDPGLAFSNAYMGSHRMGELLLNYPKVKVALWGHSHNWIDRNFTIQHIQGINMSLSPVLEEVVQLEI from the coding sequence ATGAAAATCATTGCACTTTCCGATCTTCATTACCCCAGACATAAGGACCATCTGGAAAAGATTGTCAAAAGGATATGTGACTCCGAGGCAGAGGTTTTAATTCTAGGTGGGGATATCTCAGAGATTCAGGAAGAGCGTTACCACCGGTGTTTGGGACTTTTTGAGAAGTTTAGAGGGCTTAAAATAGCGACCGTAGGGAACCATGATCTCTGGGTCTTGAAGGGAGGAGACTCTTATCAGCGGTATAAGCAGTGGTTCCCTGAGCTTTTTAAAGATTATGGCTTTCATTATCTGGATCAGCAGATTACCCCTTTTATCTACAAAAACATCGCCTTTGTAGGCAATATAGGATGGTACGATTACTCCTTTCGGCAAACTAAAATTCCTTTTTCAGATGAAGTTTTCGTCGGTTACCTGGATAAAGAAAAAGGAAAGCGGATCTACAAACCATGGTCTCAACTGAATGACGAAGACTATGCCCGAAAGGTTCTTCTCTATATCAGGGATAAAAAACTAGGTGTGGTGACCTGGAACGATGTAGTGGGTATTTCCTGGAGGTACTCCGATGATACCTTCTGCAATCTCATGCTGGAACATCTAAAGGCCCAATTAAACTGGTGTCAGCAGAATCCGACTGTTGAAAAAATTATCTGTATTACCCACCATGTTCCCTTTAAAGAAGGAATCAAAGAACGACCGGATCCCGGACTCGCCTTTAGTAATGCTTACATGGGAAGTCATCGGATGGGTGAGTTGCTTTTAAATTATCCTAAGGTCAAAGTGGCCCTTTGGGGACACAGCCACAACTGGATAGATCGGAATTTCACTATTCAGCATATTCAAGGGATCAATATGAGCCTGAGTCCGGTTCTGGAAGAAGTTGTTCAATTAGAGATTTAA